A single window of Cygnus olor isolate bCygOlo1 chromosome 10, bCygOlo1.pri.v2, whole genome shotgun sequence DNA harbors:
- the OGG1 gene encoding LOW QUALITY PROTEIN: N-glycosylase/DNA lyase (The sequence of the model RefSeq protein was modified relative to this genomic sequence to represent the inferred CDS: inserted 1 base in 1 codon; deleted 2 bases in 2 codons; substituted 1 base at 1 genomic stop codon), with amino-acid sequence MRGAAVPPPCTPMALRDAPSACPALWRSLRCPTAELRLDLVLSSGQTFRWRESSPGAWTGVLGARVWTLVQERDRLWYTVYGEEPPGPDTDGILRDYFQLDVGLPALYRAWGAADPHFHRVAGDFPRWDNPXGVRVLRQDPVECLLSFICTSNNHVARIAAMIERLCQAFGRRLCQLGARPFHAFPSPAALAGSDAEAKLRALGFGYRXKYVSGSARAIAEGLGAEGLAGLRAVPYAEARRVLCALPGVGTKVADCVCLMALDKAEAVPVDTHVWRVARQQHTGRGGRARSLTARVHQEIGDFFRGLWGPYAGWAQAVLFCAALHKGQDAAGSGKRARRGRGRESCGHEKP; translated from the exons ATG AGGGGCGCCGCCGTcccccccccctgcacccccatgGCGCTGCGGGACGCCCCCTCCGCCTGCCCGGCCCTGTGGCGCTCGCTGCGCTGCCCGACGGCCGAGCTGCGCCTGGACCTGGTGCTGTCCTCGGGGCAGACGTTCCG GTGGCGGGAGAGCAGCCCCGGTGCCTGGACGGGCGTGCTGGGCGCCCGCGTCTGGACGCTGGTGCAGGAGCGGGACCGGCTGTGGTACACGGTGTACGGCGAGGAGCCGCCCGGCCCCGACACCGACGGGATCCTGCGGGACTACTTCCAGCTGGACGTGGGGCTGCCGGCCCTCTACCGCGCCTGGGGGGCGGCCGACCCCCACTTCCATAGGGTGGCCGGCGACTTTCCCAGGTGGGACAACCCATAGG GGGTGCGGGTGCTGCGGCAGGACCCGGTGGAGTGCCTGCTCTCCTTCATCTGCACCTCCAACAACCACGTCGCCCGCATCGCCGCCATGATCGAGCGCCTCTGCCAGGCCTTCGGCCGCCGGCTGTGCCAGCTGGGCGCGCGGCCCTTCCACGCCTTCCCCTCCCCGGCGGCGCTGGCAG GCAGCGACGCCGAGGCCAAGCTGCGGGCGCTGGGCTTCGGCTACC CCAAGTACGTGAGCGGCAGCGCGCGGGCCATCGCCGAGGGGCTGGGCGCCGAGGGGCTG GCCGGCCTGCGCGCCGTGCCCTACGCCGAGGCCCGGAGGGTGCTGTGCGCCCTGCCGGGCGTGGGGACCAAG GTGGCCGACTGC GTGTGCCTGATGGCGCTGGACAAGGCGGAGGCGGTGCCCGTGGACACCCACGTCTGGCGCGTGGCGCGGCAGCAGCATACGGGCCGCGGCGGGCGCGCGCGCTCCCTGACGGCCCGCGTGCACCAGGAGATCG GAGACTTCTTCCGCGGGCTGTGGGGACCCTACGCGGGCTGGGCGCAGGCA gtcCTGTTCTGCGCCGCCCTCCACAaggggcaggatgcggccggCAGCGGGAAGCGGGCcaggaggggccggggccgggagaGCTGCGGGCACGAAAAGCCCTAA
- the CAMK1 gene encoding LOW QUALITY PROTEIN: calcium/calmodulin-dependent protein kinase type 1 (The sequence of the model RefSeq protein was modified relative to this genomic sequence to represent the inferred CDS: inserted 2 bases in 2 codons), giving the protein MPLGRDGPGWKKXTEDIRRIYDFREVLGTRGPFPRWSWRRRRRPRSWWPSSASPRRRWRGRRPAWRTRSPSCTGSSTPTSWPWMTSTRAAATSTSSCSWCRGGSSSNRIVEKGFYTERDASALIRQILDAVRYLHDMGIVHRDLKPENLLYYSLEEDSKIMISDFGLSKIEGCGSVMSTACGTPGYVAPEVLAQKPYSKAVDCWSIGVIAYILLCGYPPFYDENDAKLFEQILRAEYEFDSPYWDDISDSAKDFIRHLMEKDPKKRFTCEQALQHPWIAGDTALDKNIHQSVSEQIKKNXAKSKWKQAFNATAVVRHMRKLQLGTSQEGPGQPTLSSPCHGQRLGGGSSNGSDCERAPANRTPRLPPH; this is encoded by the exons ATGCCGCTGGGACGGGACGGGCCCGGCTGGAAGA CGACCGAGGACATCCGCCGCATCTACGACTTCCGAGAGGTCCTGG GCACCAGGGGGCCTTTTCCGAGGTGGTCCTGGCGGAGGAGAAGGCGACCCAGAAGCTGGTGGCCATCAAGTGCATCGCCAAGAAGGcgctggaggggaaggaggccGGCCTGGAGAACGAGATCGCCGTCCTGCACAG gATCAAGCACCCCAACATCGTGGCCTTGGATGACATCTACgagagcagcagccacctctACCTCATCATGCAGCT GGTGTCGGGGGGGGAGCTCTTCGAACCGCATCGTGGAGAAGGGCTTCTACACCGAGCGCGACGCCAGCGCCCTGATCCGGCAGATCCTGGACGCCGTCAGGTACCTGCACGACATGGGCATCGTGCACCGCGACCTGAAG CCTGAGAACCTGCTGTACTACAGCCTGGAGGAGGACTCCAAGATCATGATCAGCGACTTCGGGCTCTCCAAGATCGAGGGCTGCGGCAGCGTCATGTCCACCGCCTGCGGGACCCCCGGCTACGTGG cccccgaGGTGCTGGCGCAGAAGCCCTACAGCAAGGCAGTGGATTGCTGGTCCATCGGGGTCATCGCCTACATCCT GCTCTGCGGGTACCCCCCGTTCTACGACGAGAACGACGCCAAGCTCTTCGAGCAGATCCTGCGGGCCGAGTACGAGTTCGACTCGCCCTACTGGGACGACATCTCGGACTCGG ccaaaGACTTCATCCGGCACTTGATGGAGAAGGACCCCAAAAAGCGCTTCACGTGCGAGCAAGCCCTACAGCACCCCTG gatCGCCGGGGACACGGCCCTGGACAAGAACATCCACCAGTCGGTGAGCGAGCAGATCAAGAAGA TTGCTAAGAGCAAGTGGAAG CAAGCCTTCAACGCCACGGCCGTGGTGAGGCacatgaggaagctgcagctgggaaCCAGCCAGGAGGGCCCCGGGCAGCCGACGCTGAGCAGCCCCTGCCACGGCCAGCGCCTGGGGGGGGGCTCCAGCAACG GGTCGGACTGCGAGCGGGCGCCGGCGAACAGAACCCCCCGGTTGCCCCCCCACTGA
- the TADA3 gene encoding LOW QUALITY PROTEIN: transcriptional adapter 3 (The sequence of the model RefSeq protein was modified relative to this genomic sequence to represent the inferred CDS: inserted 1 base in 1 codon) translates to MSELKDCPLQFHDFKSVDHVKVCPRYTAVLARSEDDGIGIEELDTLQLELETLLSSASRRLRILEAETQILTDWQDKKGDRRFLKLSKEHDVGPSVKHGKPKKQKLEGKGGHGTGPGPGRPKSKNLQPKIQEYEFQDDPIEAPRIPKTTPQTGFWASVEPYCADLTNEEVRVLEELLKPPEDEAEHYKIPPLGKHYSQRWAQEDLLEEQKDGARAAAAADKKKGVLGPLTELDTKDVDALLKKSEAQHEQPEDGCPFGPLTQRLLQALVEENIISPVEDXPIPEMAGKDSGADGAGTSPRSQNKPFSVPHTKSLEGRIKEELVAQGLLESEDRPAEDSEDEVLAELRKRQAELKALSAHNRAKKHELLRLAKEELHRQELRQRVRMADNEVMDAFRKIMAARQKKRTPTKKEKDQAWKTLKERESILKLLDG, encoded by the exons aTGAGCGAGCTGAAGGACTGCCCGCTGCAGTTCCACGACTTCAAGTCAGTGGACCACGTGAAGGTGTGCCCGCGCTACACGGCCGTGCTGGCCCGCTCCGAGGACGACGGCATCGGCATCGAGGAGCTGGACAcgctgcagctggagctggagacGCTGCTCTCCTCCGCCAGCCGCCGCCTCCGCATCCTGGAGGCCGAGACGCAG ATCCTGACGGACTGGCAGGACAAGAAGGGCGACCGGCGGTTCCTGAAGCTGAGCAAGGAGCACGATGTGGGGCCCTCCGTCAAGCACGGGAAGCCCAAGAAGCAGAAgctggaggggaaaggggggcacggcacggggcccggccccgggcggcCCAAATCCAAGAACCTGCAGCCCAAGATCCAGGAATACGAGTTCCAGGACGACCCCATCGAAGCGCCCCGCATTCCCAAAACGACGCCCCAAACAG GTTTCTGGGCCTCGGTGGAGCCGTACTGCGCCGACCTCACCAACGAGGAAGTCAGAgtcctggaggagctgctcaAGCCGCCCGAGGACGAGGCTGAGCATTACAAG ATCCCTCCCCTGGGGAAGCACTACTCGCAGCGCTGGGCACAGGAGGacctgctggaggagcagaaggaCGGGGCCCGGGCTGCAGCCGCTGCCGACAAGAAGAAGGGCGTCCTGGGGCCGCTCACCGAGCTGGACACCAAAG ACGTCGATGCCCTGCTGAAGAAGTCGGAGGCCCAGCACGAGCAGCCCGAGGACGGGTGTCCCTTCGGGCCCCTGACGCAGCGTCTCCTGCAGGCCCTGGTGGAG GAGAACATCATTTCCCCCGTGGAGG TCCCCATCCCCGAGATGGCCGGCAAGGACTCGGGAGCTGACGGCGCCGGCACTTCTCCCCGCAGCCAGAACAAGCCCTTCAG CGTCCCGCACACCAAGTCCCTGGAGGGGCGGATcaaggaggagctggtggcGCAGGGCCTGCTCGAGTCGGAGGACCGGCCCGCCGAGGACTCGGAGGACGAGGTCCTGGCCGAGCTGCGCAAGAGGCAGGCGGAGCTGAAGGCGCTGAGCGCCCACAACCGCGCCAAGAAGCACGAGCTGCTGCG GCTGGCCAAGGAGGAGCTGCACCGGCAGGAGCTGCGGCAGCGCGTCCGCATGGCCGACAACGAGGTGATGGACGCCTTCCGCAAGATCATGGCGGCGCGGCAGAAGAAGCGCACCCCCACCAAGAAGGAGAAGGACCAGGCCTGGAAGACGCTGAAGGAGCGCGAGAGCATCCTCAAGCTGCTGGACGGTTAG
- the ARPC4 gene encoding actin-related protein 2/3 complex subunit 4, producing MTATLRPYLNAVRATLQAALCLENFSSQVVERHNKPEVEVRSSKELLLQPVIISRNEKEKVLIEGSINSVRVSIAVKQADEIEKILCHKFMRFMMMRAENFFILRRKPVEGYDISFLITNFHTEQMYKHKLVDFVIHFMEEIDKEISEMKLSVNARARIVAEEFLKNF from the exons ATG ACCGCCACGCTGCGCCCGTACCTGAACGCGGTGCGTGCCACGCTGCAGGCCGCGCTGTGCCTGGAGAACTTCTCCTCGCAGGTGGTGGAGCGCCACAACAAGCCCGAGGTGGAGGTCAG GAGCAGCAaggagctcctgctgcagcccgtCATCATCAGCAGGAACGAGAAGGAGAAGGTGCTCATCGAGGGCTCCATCAACTCCGTGCGCGTCAGCATCGCCGTCAAGCAG GCCGACGAAATCGAGAAGATTTTGTGCCACAAGTTCATGCGCTTCATGATGATGAGGGCCGAGAACTTCTTCATCCTGCGCAGGAAGCCCGTGGAG GGCTACGACATCAGCTTCCTGATCACCAACTTCCACACGGAGCAGATGTACAAGCACAAGCTGGTGGACTTCGTGATCCACTTCATGGAGGAGATCGACAAGGAGATCAGCGAGATGAAGCTCTCCGTCAACGCCAGGGCCCGCATCGTGGCGGAGGAGTTCCTCAAAAAC TTCTAG
- the LOC121075639 gene encoding LOW QUALITY PROTEIN: tubulin monoglycylase TTLL3-like (The sequence of the model RefSeq protein was modified relative to this genomic sequence to represent the inferred CDS: deleted 1 base in 1 codon) yields the protein MATVNNGGDPGGAGRTGATVGCPTPRPHGSSDGEGGCRGAGASRVPPSRGPWQRGVPGATRGRAAAMRIERSGEATAGPPGSARCGQAGHGAPVGQRGCGRPQLNPERLKQVRLHVERAIKDKKIFALQGPYPVICRLLRARGWVERKERGAGRAGGPRQQEGGGGSEAAQGAVTRRGVQGSPESSCSSWLPGEEEEEEEEEEEEEEEDEEDPEGIHDLMSRLVRDQVPYFIWTTRCSAVRGRLLQPDQAVNHYARVGSFTTKEGLCLTLRNLPWFDQADPDAFFPRCYRLGAADERQAFIEDFRLTAARGLLKVALERAQDAHAGPDPSPNSARHQVTLGGGSRSRPDIPVPTHRGSLGGAQHPVPHPAPRSRRGPGCPAGGGGAAGVLAAPGQPHPPGHRRRPPAPRRHGCQLGRLPAGLLLRGAVSAGVGDTSGTRLARSRIGAEPPPPGRAPRSEGAVPRLSGAQREQGRILLQRLAGRLPQLRMEGDRNVWILKPGAASRGRGITCAARLDEVLRLAGQAAREGRWVVQKYVERPLLVFGTKFDVRQWFLVTDWNPLTVWFYRRSYLRFCSQPFSLRRLDAARHLCNQAVQRRCGPGGGRHPRLPPDNTWSCRQLQAYLAQRGQADAWGEVMVPGMKAAVVRAVRCSQGLVRGRKGSFELYGADFVFGEDFRPWLLEINASPTMAGSTAVTGRLCAGVQRDTLRVVIDRRDDPGCSTGAFELIYKEVAVPTPRYVGLKLAVEGCSLRRPRRAPKPPGTTASTREPPGKPWSPSCPTPQPPSCSPAAGGAQDGAGATRGRGGPGGCRSSGTGAASPRWLCPCSVAVPVPPSPSCPPGEPPPAARAGLASAPCPCRGQLSTTAGRRHGGAPGGAKRSRDAPSWPPRVYPSGSNG from the exons ATGGCAACGGTAAACAACGGGGGTGACCCCGGCGGTGCGGGCAGGAccggg gccacCGTGGGGTGCCCCACGCCTCGCCCACACGGGAGCAGTGACGGAGAGGGGGGGTGCCGAGGGGCTGGCGCGTCCCGGGTGCCCCCCAGCCGGGGTCCGTGGCAGCGGGGCGTCCCGGGGGCCACGCGTGGCCGGGCCGCCGCCATGAGGATCGAGAGGTCGGGGGAAGCCAcggcggggccgcccggctcggcccggtGCGGGCAGGCAG GGCACGGGGCACCCGTGGGGCAGCGCGGCTGCGGCCGCCCCCAGCTCAACCCCGAGCGGCTGAAGCAGGTCAGGCTCCACGTGGAGAGGGCCATCAAG gaCAAGAAGATCTTCGCGCTGCAGGGCCCCTACCCCGTGATCTGCCGCCTGCTGCGGGCGCGGGGCTGGGTGGAGAGGAAGGAGCGGGGCGCGGGCAGGGCGGGCGGCCCccggcagcaggagggaggtggcGGCAGCGAGGCCGCGCAGGGTGCCGTGACCCGCCGTGGGGTGCAGGGGAGCCCCGAGTCCTCGTGCTCCTCGTGGCTGCctggcgaggaggaggaggaggaggaggaggaggaggaggaggaggaggaggatgaggaggaccCCGAAGGCATCCACGACCTCATG tCCCGCCTGGTGCGGGACCAGGTGCCCTACTTCATCTGGACCACCCGCTGCAGCGCCGTGCGGGGCCGCCTCCTGCAGCCCGACCAGGCGGTGAACCACTACGCCCGGGTGGGCTCCTTCACCACCAAG GAGGGGCTGTGCCTCACCCTGCGGAACCTGCCCTGGTTCGACCAAGCCGACCCCGACGCCTTCTTCCCCCGCTGCTACCGGCTGGGCGCCGCGGACGAGCGCCAGGCCTTCATCG AGGATTTCCGCCTCACCGCCGCGCGCGGCCTGCTCAAAGTGGCCCTGGAAAGGGCTCAGGACGCGCACGCGGGGCCGGATCCGTCCCCAAACTCCGCGAGGCACCAGGTGACgctgggggggggctcccgTTCCCGACCCGACATCCCCGTCCCCACGCACCGAGGGTCCCTCGGAGGGGCGCAGCACCCCGTCCCTCACCCTGCGCCCCGCTCCCGCAGAGGGCCCGGGTGCCCAGCTGGTGGAGGAGGCGCTGCGGGTGTGCTGGCAGCACCTGGGCAGCCTCACCCACCGGGACATCGACGGcgacccccggccccccggcgcCACGGCTGCCAGCTGGGACGGCTTCCTGCGGGGCTGCTACTGCGTGGTGCAGTGAGTGCCGGGGTCGGGGACACCTCGGGGACACGGCTCGCACGCAGCAGGAtcggtgctgagcccccccccccgggccgtgCCCCCCGCAGCGAGGGGGCCGTGCCGCGGCTGAGCGGGGCGCAGCGGGAGCAGGGCCGGATCCTGCTGCAGCGCCTGGCGGGGCGGCTGCCCCAGCTGCGCATGGAGGGCGACCGCAACGTCTGGATCCTCAAACCGGGAGCCGCGTCCCGGGGGAGAG GCATCACGTGCGCGGCGCGCCTGGACGAGGTGCTGCGGCTGGCGGGCCAGGCGGCGCGGGAGGGCCGCTGGGTGGTGCAGAAATACGTGGAGCGCCCGCTGCTCGTCTTCGGCACCAAGTTCGACGTCCGCCAGTGGTTCCTGGTGACCGACTGGAACCCGCTCACCGTCTGGTTCTACCGCCGCAGCTACCTGCgcttctgctcccagcccttctCCCTGCGGCGCCTGGACGC CGCCCGCCACCTCTGCAACCAAGCCGTGCAGCGGCGCTgcgggcccggggggggccggcacccccggctgccccccgaCAACACGTGGTCGTGCCGGCAGCTGCAGGCGTACCTGGCGCAGCGCGGGCAGGCGGACGCCTGGGGCGAGGTGATGGTGCCGGGCATGAAGGCGGCGGTGGTGCGGGCGGTGCGCTGCTCGCAGGGGCTGGTGCGGGGCCGGAAGGGCAGCTTCGAGCTCTACGGGGCCGATTTTGTTTTCGGGGAGGATTTCCGCCCTTGGCTGCTGGAGATCAACGCCAGCCCCACCATGGCCGGCAGCACGGCGGTT ACGGGGCGGCTGTGCGCCGGGGTGCAGCGGGACACGCTGCGCGTCGTCATCGACCGCAGGGACGACCCCGGCTGCTCCACGGGGGCCTTCGAGCTCATCTACAAGGAG GTGGCCGTGCCCACCCCTCGCTACGTGGGGCTGAAGCTGGCGGTGGAGGGCTGCTCGCTCCGGAGACCCCGCCGCGCTCCCAAGCCCCCCGGCACCACGGCGAGCACCCGTGAGCCCCCGGGGAAGCCGTGGAGCCCCTCGTGccccaccccgcagcccccatcCTGCTCCCCCGCAGCAGGGGGGGCGCAGGATGGGGCCGGTGCCacccggggccgcggggggcccggggggtGTCGCAGCTCGGGCACCGGCGCAGCCAGCCCTCGgtggctctgcccctgctcgGTGGCCGTCCCGGTGCCACCgtccccatcctgcccccccggggagccccccccagccgccAGGGCCGGGCTCGcctcagccccctgcccctgccgcgggcagctcagcaccacggcGGGGAGAAGGCacgggggggctccggggggggcgAAGAGGAGCCGTGATGCACCCAGCTGGCCCCCCCGGGTCTACCCCAGCGGCTCCAA tggataa
- the RPUSD3 gene encoding LOW QUALITY PROTEIN: mitochondrial mRNA pseudouridine synthase RPUSD3 (The sequence of the model RefSeq protein was modified relative to this genomic sequence to represent the inferred CDS: deleted 2 bases in 2 codons) — protein MASVRGEGLTPLPAAAQAQLRPWRGAAEGPRARWRAWGRGRAPWGRGRTPSPEEVLGLLEASGAAPEGALLALNKPPGLPVLGHPGELSLAALLPALRRRLGLPAELHVVKAPPRDSSGLVLLSGCRRATEQLQRFFSDERRRGRFPATYCAVTVGVPAEAEGEIRVGLCRRQHGAGAVAVPVPCPGRRSVSRGEVRSTLTRYRLLGAAGGCALLQLQPRTAFPGQLRVHLTLLLCPALGDHEHGARVGRVLGEPFPAAPPGRPRAPPDAPAPRTQVLDAELLRRLRLPPRCPPRLPLHLHLQGLALPRAPLRAPPPPHFLRTLRLLGLPPPA, from the exons ATGGCCTCTGTGCGAGGGGAGGGGCTcaccccgctccccgccgccgcgcaGGCGCAGTTGCGCCCAtggcggggggcggcggaggggccGCGCGCGCGCTGGCGCGCGTGGGGCAGGGGGCGCGCGCCGTGGG GCAGGGGGCGAACGCCGAGCCCcgaggaggtgctggggctgctggaggcgTCGGGTGCTGCACCGGAAG GAGCCCTGCTGGCGCTGAACAAGCCGCCCggcctgcctgtgctgg GGCACCCCGGGGAGCTGAGCCTGGCCGCGCTGCTGCCGGCGCTGCGCCGCCGCCTGGGCCTCCCCGCTGAGCTGCACGTGGTGAAGGCGCCCCCCAG GGACAGCTCCGGCCTCGTCCTCCTGTCCGGCTGCCGCCGCGCCACGGAGCAGCTGCAGCGCTTCTTCAGCGACGAGCGGCGCCGCGGCCGCTTCCCGGCCACGTACTg CGCTGTCACCGTGGGGGTCCCGGCGGAGGCGGAGGGCGAGATCCGCGTGGGGCTGTGCCGGCGGCagcacggggccggggccgtg gcggtgccggtgccgtgCCCGGGGCGCCGCAGCGTGTCCCGCGGGGAGGTGAGGAGCACCCTGACGCGCTACCGGCtgctgggggcggcggggggctgcgccctgctccagctgcagccccggACGG CCTTCCCCGGGCAGCTGCGGGTGCACCTgaccctgctgctgtgcccggCGCTGGGCGACCACGAGCACGGAGCCCGCgtgggcagggtgctgggggagcccttccctgctgccccccccggacgcccccgcgcccccccggaCGCCCCCGCGCCCCGCACGCAG gtgCTGGACGCGGAGCTGCTGCGCCGCCTGCGGCtgcccccccgctgcccc ccccgcctgcccctGCACCTCCACCTGCAGGGGCTGGccctgccccgcgccccgctgcgcgcc cccccgcccccccactTCCTGCGCACCCTgcggctgctggggctgcccccccccgcctaG
- the JAGN1 gene encoding protein jagunal homolog 1, producing the protein MASRGGPRATGTDGSDFQHRERVASHYQMSVALKSEIKRLIYVHVGLWLLLLAQMCVGHLKLLPHDRVAMPYQWEYPYLLSILPSLLGLLSFPRNNISYLVLSMISTGLFSVAPLIYGAMEMFPMAQQLYRHGKAYRFIFGFSAVSVMYLVVVVAAQVHGWQLYYSKKLLDSWFTSTQEKKKK; encoded by the exons ATGGCCTCCCGCGGGGGTCCCCGCGCCACCGGCACCGACGGCAGCGACTTCCAGCACCGGGAGCGCGTGGCCTCGCACTACCAGATGAG cgtGGCCCTCAAGTCGGAGATCAAGCGGCTGATCTACGTGCACgtggggctgtggctgctgctgctggcgcaGATGTGCGTGGGGCACCTCAAGCTGCTGCCCCACGACCGGGTGGCCATGCCGTACCAGTGGGAGTACCCGTACCTGCTCAGcatcctgccctccctcctgggcctcctctccttcccccgcAACAACATCAGCTACCTGGTGCTGTCCATGATCAGCACCGGGCTCTTCTCGGTGGCTCCCCTCATCTACGGGGCCATGGAGATGTTCCCCATGGCGCAGCAGCTGTACCGGCACGGCAAGGCTTACCGCTTCATCTTCGGCTTCTCCGCCGTCTCCGTCATGTacctggtggtggtggtggccgCCCAGGTGCACGGCTGGCAGCTCTACTACAGCAAGAAGCTGCTGGACTCGTGGTTCACCAGCAcgcaggagaagaagaagaagtga